A genomic stretch from Oleomonas cavernae includes:
- a CDS encoding helix-turn-helix domain-containing protein → MATLVDVLRYVRAIMCDRSLSALDRRVAFAIVDHVNETRGYAWPSLDQLATWTGANRRNVIRSVNSLEAGQWFAKVTKRGHGGGTQYHPNWKKGGDKTDFYGADEAVSIVAPAPPLDDPNSGASATFEGSKGDVQTTFEGAKGGVHATFKGGAGATQSHLSKSPSRDIYEPAAEIIEPSPSKSDDAFLAFWSSYPNQSGEEGAKREFWKLIRSKAATVPILIDAAKAYGQAVADREPQFIKAPANWLRDGHWRDQNMPPSSPARLAHATGSRVMDAARELFADLDDRERNGS, encoded by the coding sequence ATGGCCACCCTGGTCGACGTGCTGCGCTATGTGCGGGCCATCATGTGCGATCGGTCCTTGAGCGCCCTCGATCGCAGGGTGGCGTTCGCCATTGTCGACCACGTCAATGAGACCCGCGGCTATGCCTGGCCTAGTCTCGATCAACTCGCCACCTGGACTGGCGCAAACCGCCGAAACGTCATCCGATCGGTCAATTCCCTCGAAGCAGGGCAGTGGTTCGCCAAGGTCACTAAAAGAGGCCATGGGGGTGGAACGCAATACCACCCAAACTGGAAAAAGGGCGGCGACAAAACCGACTTTTACGGTGCGGACGAAGCCGTCTCAATAGTGGCGCCAGCGCCACCTTTGGACGATCCCAATAGTGGCGCCAGCGCCACCTTTGAGGGGTCCAAAGGTGACGTACAGACCACCTTTGAAGGTGCCAAAGGTGGCGTACACGCCACCTTCAAAGGTGGCGCTGGCGCCACCCAAAGTCACCTATCTAAATCCCCTAGTAGAGATATCTACGAACCGGCTGCTGAAATCATCGAGCCGTCACCCTCGAAGTCTGATGATGCCTTCCTGGCATTCTGGAGCTCCTACCCGAACCAATCGGGCGAGGAAGGGGCCAAGCGCGAATTCTGGAAATTGATCCGGTCCAAGGCGGCGACTGTCCCTATCCTGATCGATGCCGCCAAGGCCTATGGCCAGGCGGTGGCCGACCGCGAACCGCAATTTATCAAAGCCCCGGCAAATTGGCTCCGCGACGGCCATTGGCGCGATCAAAACATGCCCCCCTCTTCCCCAGCCCGCCTCGCCCATGCCACCGGCAGCCGCGTCATGGACGCCGCCCGCGAGCTCTTTGCCGATCTCGACGACCGCGAAAGGAATGGTTCATGA
- a CDS encoding helix-turn-helix transcriptional regulator: MIHPELTDEAGACQILGGIHRSSLWRGINAGRLPRPLKIGPATNRWRVADLIAFIDGAAAARNGKAA; the protein is encoded by the coding sequence ATGATCCATCCTGAATTGACCGACGAAGCCGGCGCCTGCCAGATCCTGGGGGGCATCCACCGGTCGAGCCTGTGGCGCGGCATCAATGCCGGCCGCCTGCCCCGCCCGCTGAAGATCGGCCCCGCCACAAACCGCTGGCGGGTGGCCGACCTGATCGCCTTCATCGATGGTGCCGCCGCCGCCCGTAACGGCAAGGCCGCGTAA
- a CDS encoding tyrosine-type recombinase/integrase, which produces MAVEIIQAQLADVKALAARKGREDGPWVFPAPGGESAMARHGATVAIWRAAVTSGKVTTVLGIPHWTAHDLRRTAATLMEEAGISPFVIGHVLNHVSATKATITSRVYARYTYDREKREALDLWAERLAGIIAGAGEVVPIGRGTAA; this is translated from the coding sequence ATGGCCGTCGAGATCATCCAGGCGCAGCTCGCCGACGTGAAGGCCCTGGCTGCACGGAAGGGACGCGAAGACGGGCCGTGGGTATTCCCGGCGCCGGGCGGTGAATCCGCGATGGCCCGGCATGGGGCCACCGTCGCAATCTGGCGGGCAGCCGTTACCAGCGGCAAGGTGACAACGGTGCTGGGCATTCCCCACTGGACGGCCCACGACCTGCGCCGGACCGCCGCGACGCTCATGGAAGAGGCTGGCATCAGCCCGTTTGTGATCGGCCATGTGCTGAATCACGTCAGCGCGACCAAGGCGACAATCACGTCGCGGGTATACGCACGTTACACCTACGACCGGGAAAAGCGCGAGGCGCTGGACCTTTGGGCGGAGAGGCTGGCCGGAATCATAGCCGGCGCCGGCGAGGTGGTGCCGATTGGGCGGGGAACCGCGGCATGA
- a CDS encoding tyrosine-type recombinase/integrase → MPKAELTDRFCQTVKPAVGKQVDHFDTLVAGLCLRISPGGTKTFFQVYTKPGDGKRAWLKLGRYPEMTLAAARKRAREARGEIGEGADPIAEKKALAASQTVADLVENYLARHAATKRSSDEIARRLRKNVVALIGTVKLADFHRRDITRCVDDVKDRGAGIEANHVLKDVKAMVRWARGRGDLDANIAEGMRMPTEAVERERVLTADEIRTMWKALPDANMRESTRRVVRLCLITAQRVGEVAGMTVEEIDFDRALWALPAPGRRTGATIRCPCPRWPSRSSRRSSPT, encoded by the coding sequence ATGCCAAAGGCTGAATTGACGGATCGGTTTTGCCAGACGGTGAAGCCCGCGGTTGGGAAACAGGTTGACCATTTTGACACCCTGGTGGCCGGGTTGTGCCTTCGCATTTCGCCTGGTGGGACCAAGACTTTTTTCCAGGTCTACACGAAACCAGGGGATGGCAAACGCGCCTGGCTGAAGCTCGGTCGATATCCCGAAATGACGCTCGCCGCCGCTCGTAAGAGGGCACGGGAGGCCCGCGGCGAGATCGGCGAGGGTGCGGACCCCATTGCGGAAAAGAAGGCTCTGGCGGCCTCGCAAACGGTCGCGGATCTGGTCGAGAATTATCTTGCCCGCCATGCCGCGACCAAGCGGTCGAGCGACGAGATTGCCCGCCGCTTGCGCAAGAACGTCGTGGCCCTGATCGGCACGGTGAAGCTTGCCGACTTCCATCGGCGAGACATCACCCGCTGCGTCGACGATGTGAAGGATCGTGGCGCCGGGATCGAGGCCAACCACGTTTTGAAGGACGTGAAGGCCATGGTCAGGTGGGCGCGCGGCCGGGGCGACCTGGATGCGAACATAGCGGAGGGCATGCGGATGCCCACCGAAGCCGTCGAGCGCGAGCGCGTGCTGACCGCCGACGAGATTCGCACCATGTGGAAGGCCCTGCCCGATGCGAACATGCGGGAATCGACCCGGCGCGTAGTCCGCCTATGCCTGATCACGGCGCAGCGGGTGGGGGAAGTCGCCGGCATGACGGTCGAGGAAATCGACTTTGACCGGGCGCTTTGGGCCTTGCCGGCCCCCGGACGAAGAACGGGCGCGACCATACGGTGCCCCTGTCCGCGATGGCCGTCGAGATCATCCAGGCGCAGCTCGCCGACGTGA
- a CDS encoding dihydroxyacetone kinase subunit DhaK produces MRHFINATDAIVAEALDGLLLSSADRGLARLDGYPEIKVVLRANRDPKTVAVVSGGGSGHEPAHTGFVGEGLLDAAVCGDIFASPTVDAVFAAILSVTGPAGCLLIVKNYVGDRLNFGLAAERARALGRQVEMVIVADDVAIPDNPRPRGIAGTIFVHKAAGYAAQRGLSLAQVRAAAEDAARSVRSLGVATSMCSIPGRVHEDRIGPGEAELGLGIHGEPGAVRIALPAAADLVTEMLGRFGPEIQTAPRLALLVNNLGGVPALEMAIIVREILRSSIGARIEWILGPAPAVTALDMRGFSLSLMPIGDETVTMLTAPVGVPAWPIPRQVAKTVRILPLPAELSSTPEQPSENAAARGMLESICTTLMAAQADLDGLDARVGDGDTGSTFATAARRIYADLDALPLAHPGALCRALSERLSRVMGGSSGVLLSTFVAAVGVALTQGADLATALLAGAARVQHYGGARAGDRTMLDALLPAIETLAAGRDLASAAAAARIGADGTANMPSARAGRASYVGSTDLLGVVDPGAEAVARVFGAVASAGAM; encoded by the coding sequence ATGCGACACTTCATCAACGCTACCGATGCCATTGTGGCCGAGGCCCTGGATGGCCTGCTCCTGTCTTCGGCCGACCGCGGCCTGGCGCGCCTGGACGGTTATCCGGAGATCAAGGTCGTCCTTCGCGCCAACCGTGATCCCAAAACCGTCGCGGTGGTTTCAGGGGGTGGGTCCGGCCATGAGCCCGCCCATACGGGATTCGTCGGCGAAGGGCTGCTGGACGCGGCTGTGTGCGGGGACATCTTCGCATCGCCAACGGTCGACGCGGTGTTCGCGGCAATCCTCAGCGTGACCGGACCCGCCGGATGCCTGCTGATCGTGAAAAACTATGTCGGCGACCGTCTCAATTTCGGCCTCGCCGCCGAACGGGCGCGCGCGCTCGGCCGGCAGGTCGAGATGGTGATCGTCGCCGACGATGTCGCGATCCCGGACAACCCGCGACCGCGCGGGATCGCCGGAACCATCTTCGTGCACAAGGCTGCCGGATACGCCGCCCAGCGCGGCCTCTCCCTGGCGCAGGTGCGTGCCGCCGCCGAGGACGCGGCCCGCTCGGTTCGGTCGCTCGGCGTCGCAACCAGCATGTGCTCGATCCCGGGCCGTGTTCACGAAGACCGGATCGGCCCCGGCGAGGCCGAACTCGGGCTGGGTATTCACGGCGAGCCGGGTGCGGTGCGCATAGCACTGCCCGCGGCCGCGGACCTCGTCACCGAAATGCTCGGCCGGTTCGGGCCGGAGATCCAGACGGCCCCCCGATTGGCGTTGCTCGTCAACAATCTGGGAGGGGTACCCGCGCTCGAAATGGCGATCATCGTCCGTGAGATTTTAAGGAGCTCTATCGGCGCGCGCATCGAGTGGATCCTCGGCCCGGCGCCGGCCGTCACCGCCCTCGACATGCGTGGGTTCTCCCTGTCGCTGATGCCTATCGGCGATGAGACGGTCACCATGCTGACGGCACCGGTCGGGGTACCGGCATGGCCCATCCCCCGACAAGTTGCAAAGACTGTCCGGATCCTTCCGCTACCGGCGGAACTCTCATCAACTCCGGAGCAGCCTTCCGAGAATGCGGCCGCGCGAGGAATGCTGGAGAGCATCTGCACGACGCTGATGGCGGCACAGGCCGATCTCGACGGCCTGGATGCCCGCGTCGGCGACGGCGACACCGGCTCGACCTTCGCCACCGCGGCGCGGCGCATTTACGCGGATTTGGACGCCTTGCCGCTCGCGCACCCCGGCGCGCTCTGCCGTGCGCTTTCGGAGCGCCTGTCCCGCGTGATGGGGGGCTCGAGCGGCGTTCTTCTGTCGACCTTCGTCGCCGCCGTCGGCGTGGCCCTCACGCAGGGCGCGGATCTCGCGACAGCCCTTCTAGCCGGTGCCGCGCGCGTGCAGCACTACGGCGGGGCGCGCGCCGGCGACCGGACCATGCTCGACGCGCTTCTCCCGGCGATCGAGACACTGGCCGCGGGGCGCGACCTCGCCTCGGCCGCGGCGGCGGCACGCATCGGCGCTGATGGGACGGCGAACATGCCATCGGCCCGCGCGGGGCGCGCGAGCTACGTCGGCAGCACGGACTTGCTTGGGGTTGTCGACCCCGGTGCCGAAGCCGTGGCCCGCGTCTTTGGCGCTGTGGCCAGCGCTGGGGCGATGTAA
- the dhaK gene encoding dihydroxyacetone kinase subunit DhaK — translation MKKLINSVDTVLSESLQGLLATHGDILSLGEDFKFVRRRDVVRTKVALISGGGSGHEPLHVGFVGRGMLDAACPGQVFTSPTPDQMVAAVDAVSGAPGTLFIVKNYEGDVMNFEMAAEMVAGPVASIIVDDDIAVKTSPHSTGRRGVAGTLAVERIVGAAAEQGRDLETLAALGRTVNMRTRSMGVALTSCTVPAVGRPTFSLGEDEMEMGVGIHGEPGCRRQRMASADEIADELLTPVLDDLAPPRGTPCLLIVNGFGGTPMMELYLMANSAARILAAHGLILARSLVGSFVTSLEMAGCSLTVTTMDEEALALWDSPVHTAALRWEAPGLAQA, via the coding sequence ATGAAGAAACTGATCAATTCCGTCGATACGGTCCTGAGCGAATCCCTCCAGGGCTTGCTTGCCACGCACGGCGATATCCTGAGCCTCGGGGAAGACTTCAAATTCGTGCGCCGGCGTGACGTGGTGCGGACCAAGGTCGCCCTGATCTCGGGCGGTGGCTCGGGCCACGAGCCGCTGCATGTCGGTTTCGTCGGCCGCGGGATGCTGGATGCCGCCTGTCCCGGCCAGGTCTTCACCTCGCCGACCCCGGACCAGATGGTCGCAGCCGTCGACGCGGTCTCGGGCGCACCCGGCACCCTGTTTATCGTGAAGAACTACGAAGGCGATGTGATGAACTTCGAGATGGCGGCGGAGATGGTGGCCGGTCCCGTCGCCAGCATCATCGTCGACGACGATATCGCGGTGAAGACCTCGCCCCATTCGACCGGGCGCCGCGGTGTCGCGGGCACCCTTGCGGTCGAACGCATCGTCGGTGCCGCGGCGGAGCAAGGCCGCGATCTCGAGACCCTGGCCGCGCTCGGGCGCACGGTCAACATGCGTACCCGGTCGATGGGGGTGGCGCTCACCTCCTGCACGGTGCCGGCCGTCGGCCGGCCGACCTTCTCGCTGGGCGAGGACGAGATGGAGATGGGCGTCGGGATCCATGGCGAGCCGGGTTGCCGCCGCCAGCGAATGGCTTCCGCCGACGAGATTGCCGACGAACTCCTTACCCCGGTTCTGGACGACCTCGCGCCACCCCGGGGAACCCCTTGCCTGCTCATCGTCAACGGCTTCGGCGGCACGCCCATGATGGAGCTCTACCTCATGGCGAACAGCGCCGCGCGCATCCTCGCCGCACACGGCCTGATCCTCGCCCGAAGCCTGGTCGGCTCTTTCGTGACCTCACTCGAGATGGCGGGCTGCTCGCTCACGGTGACCACAATGGACGAGGAAGCGCTGGCGCTCTGGGACTCGCCCGTCCACACGGCCGCCCTCAGGTGGGAAGCCCCCGGCCTCGCCCAAGCATGA
- a CDS encoding putative PEP-binding protein produces the protein MERAVSGLGAAAGVAVGTACPIHAIAAAEREAGSPDDERAAIANAIQAAAAELATLVAAQSGEAAEILGFQGAMLEDEALAEGAFAAIADGAAAHDAWTAALDVEIAGYLAADDPYFQARSSDLVDIRDRVLRHLFGLDEFKAEPGAVLVAEDLQPSQFLAMDWSHGGAIALGAGSPQSHVAMLARARAVPMVVGLGPAWEALSGLLAVDGDAGLVIVDPSPATLATTQRRVAARREAAGEAERRRLEPAITRDGVLVQVSINVAGLDDIAGLPVEACDGIGLTRTEFLAMSSIDDEERQFALYRALVRWAKGRPVTIRTLDAGGDKPIPGYTADNESNPFLGLRGIRLSLRHPDRFGVQLRALARAAAEGPVRIMLPMVTRQDEIDDAARLLDRAVGELRACGIAHARPQLGVMVEVPALAFAIAQIRADFLSIGSNDLTQYAAAAARDNPAVSSYADTLHPGILGLIGHVARYGSTGGRPVSLCGDAGADPRAIPALLRAGLRSLSVAPGLVAATKASIRAVDLSQEPEHGL, from the coding sequence ATGGAGCGAGCGGTTTCGGGGCTCGGCGCTGCCGCGGGCGTGGCTGTTGGCACCGCCTGCCCGATCCATGCGATCGCCGCCGCCGAACGCGAGGCCGGGTCGCCGGACGACGAACGGGCGGCGATCGCGAATGCTATTCAAGCAGCAGCAGCCGAGCTTGCCACCCTCGTCGCCGCCCAGTCGGGAGAGGCAGCGGAGATCCTTGGTTTCCAGGGCGCGATGCTCGAGGACGAGGCCCTGGCGGAGGGCGCATTCGCCGCGATCGCCGACGGTGCTGCTGCTCACGACGCCTGGACCGCGGCGCTTGATGTGGAAATCGCCGGCTACCTCGCGGCGGATGACCCCTATTTCCAAGCGCGGTCGAGCGACCTCGTCGACATCCGCGACCGGGTACTGCGCCACCTTTTCGGCCTCGATGAATTCAAGGCCGAACCCGGCGCGGTCCTGGTGGCCGAGGATCTGCAACCTTCGCAGTTCCTGGCGATGGACTGGTCCCACGGCGGCGCCATCGCGCTCGGCGCAGGCAGTCCGCAGAGTCATGTCGCCATGCTGGCGCGCGCCCGCGCCGTGCCCATGGTGGTGGGCCTAGGCCCTGCTTGGGAAGCGCTGTCAGGCCTGCTCGCGGTCGACGGCGATGCGGGGCTGGTGATCGTCGACCCCTCGCCCGCGACGCTCGCCACGACGCAGCGGCGGGTGGCAGCGCGCCGCGAGGCAGCGGGGGAGGCCGAGCGACGGCGGTTGGAGCCGGCCATCACCCGCGACGGCGTCCTGGTGCAGGTTTCAATCAACGTCGCGGGCCTCGACGACATCGCCGGCTTGCCCGTCGAGGCGTGCGATGGCATCGGGCTTACGCGCACCGAGTTCCTCGCCATGAGTTCCATCGACGACGAGGAGCGCCAATTCGCCCTCTACCGCGCGCTCGTGCGCTGGGCAAAAGGGCGCCCTGTCACCATCCGTACGCTCGACGCTGGCGGCGACAAGCCGATCCCGGGCTACACCGCCGACAATGAGAGCAACCCGTTTCTCGGCCTGCGCGGAATCCGCCTGTCGCTGCGACACCCCGACCGGTTCGGCGTGCAGTTGCGCGCGCTGGCCCGCGCCGCCGCCGAGGGGCCGGTCCGGATCATGCTGCCCATGGTGACGCGGCAGGACGAGATCGACGATGCCGCCCGGCTCCTCGACCGCGCCGTGGGCGAATTGCGCGCTTGCGGGATTGCCCATGCCCGGCCCCAGCTCGGGGTCATGGTCGAGGTTCCCGCCCTCGCCTTCGCGATCGCTCAGATTCGCGCCGACTTCCTGTCGATCGGCTCCAATGATCTCACCCAATACGCTGCCGCCGCCGCCCGGGACAACCCGGCGGTCTCATCCTACGCGGACACGCTTCACCCCGGCATTCTGGGCCTGATCGGCCATGTCGCGCGGTACGGCTCGACCGGGGGCCGGCCGGTCAGCCTGTGCGGCGATGCCGGCGCCGACCCGCGGGCGATCCCGGCCTTGTTGCGCGCGGGCTTGCGCAGCCTCTCGGTCGCACCGGGCCTGGTCGCCGCGACGAAGGCCTCGATCCGGGCGGTCGACCTGTCGCAGGAGCCTGAACATGGACTCTGA
- a CDS encoding HPr family phosphocarrier protein yields MKFTPENKTTELTASVLLTNEVGLHARPSVKLTQSAKRFRARLEVATAPDGPWVDAKSPVKIMRVKAAKGETLYFRASGADAFEALDALIDLVKRRFDEE; encoded by the coding sequence ATGAAGTTCACGCCAGAAAACAAGACGACCGAATTGACAGCGTCTGTCCTCCTCACCAACGAGGTCGGCCTGCACGCCCGCCCGTCTGTCAAGCTGACGCAATCCGCCAAGCGCTTCCGGGCGCGGCTCGAGGTCGCCACGGCACCCGACGGCCCCTGGGTGGACGCGAAGAGCCCGGTCAAGATCATGCGCGTGAAGGCCGCCAAGGGCGAAACCCTGTATTTTCGCGCCTCGGGAGCCGATGCCTTTGAGGCCTTGGATGCGCTCATCGACCTGGTCAAACGCCGGTTCGACGAGGAGTGA
- the dhaM gene encoding dihydroxyacetone kinase phosphoryl donor subunit DhaM — protein MTQNVGIVIVSHSPKVAEGAADMVRQMVGDSVPIAFAGGNPEGGIGTDVGAIMAAIDAAWSQAGVAILVDLGGAETNSEMAIEMMREDQRSRIVICNAPIVEGAVMAATEASGGSDLAKVKAAAEELMAL, from the coding sequence ATGACCCAGAACGTCGGAATCGTGATCGTCTCCCATTCTCCCAAGGTTGCCGAGGGCGCAGCCGACATGGTCCGCCAGATGGTGGGCGACAGCGTCCCCATCGCCTTCGCCGGCGGCAACCCGGAAGGTGGCATCGGCACGGACGTCGGTGCAATCATGGCCGCCATCGACGCGGCCTGGTCGCAAGCCGGCGTCGCCATTCTCGTCGACCTCGGCGGCGCCGAGACGAACAGCGAAATGGCGATCGAGATGATGCGTGAAGACCAGCGGTCCCGCATCGTCATTTGCAACGCCCCGATCGTCGAGGGGGCCGTCATGGCGGCGACCGAGGCCTCAGGGGGCTCGGACCTGGCAAAGGTAAAGGCTGCCGCCGAGGAGTTGATGGCACTATGA
- the dhaL gene encoding dihydroxyacetone kinase subunit DhaL: MTPATQHALIAAMAETIIAHTDDLTALDLAIGDGDHGLNMRRGFEAVLADIDNLAGQPLPEALKSLGTTLVMKVGGASGPLYGTLFITLAKELPAEPTVTDAAAALDKAIAAVKARGKSEPGQKTMLDVLVPVQQALALGGGNLARRLPAVAEEAARATVPMHAIRGRASFLGARSVGHMDPGACSSAFLVAAACGVLEGACA, encoded by the coding sequence ATGACCCCTGCCACCCAACACGCACTGATCGCCGCCATGGCGGAAACGATCATCGCCCACACCGACGATCTCACCGCGCTGGACCTGGCGATCGGCGACGGCGATCACGGGCTGAACATGCGGCGTGGCTTCGAGGCCGTGCTCGCGGACATCGACAATCTCGCTGGCCAGCCCCTCCCGGAGGCGCTGAAAAGCCTTGGCACCACCCTGGTTATGAAGGTCGGGGGCGCGTCGGGCCCGCTCTATGGCACCCTGTTCATCACCCTTGCCAAGGAGCTGCCGGCCGAACCCACCGTCACCGACGCCGCGGCCGCCCTCGACAAGGCGATCGCGGCGGTGAAGGCGCGCGGCAAATCGGAACCCGGGCAGAAGACGATGCTGGATGTGCTCGTCCCGGTACAGCAGGCGCTGGCGCTGGGCGGGGGCAACCTGGCCAGGCGCCTTCCCGCCGTGGCCGAGGAAGCCGCACGGGCGACCGTCCCCATGCATGCCATCCGTGGCCGCGCGTCGTTCCTCGGGGCGCGGTCGGTCGGACACATGGATCCCGGCGCGTGCTCGTCGGCATTCCTCGTCGCGGCGGCCTGCGGCGTATTGGAGGGTGCGTGCGCATGA
- a CDS encoding ABC transporter ATP-binding protein has translation MSEIVVQHLTKRFGSVTALQDASLTIGDGEFIVLLGPTGAGKTTMLRLVAGLDRPDEGRILINGADVTRAPPAARDITFVFQQYSLYPHLTVYENLAFPLRSPVRKMPEAEIRRVVQNVAELLRIADKLQNRATQLSGGQMQRVAIGRALVRRPAIALMDEPLSSLDAKLRADLRIELKRIQQDLGETLLYVTHDQTEAMTLATRIGVLRDGHLVQVGTPREIYENPADVYVAGRLGHPPINLLPRRLFPDFPAPGAAATVGVRTEHLQIAKVNGHKGAGPAGRVTWIEHLGDQNNIHVAIEDQETVSLVDPDTPLAVGDLVSVSLHRPLFFDRAGARVQA, from the coding sequence ATGTCTGAGATCGTTGTCCAGCACCTGACCAAGCGCTTCGGGTCGGTAACAGCGCTGCAGGACGCTTCGCTCACCATCGGAGACGGCGAGTTCATCGTCCTTCTTGGCCCCACGGGGGCCGGGAAGACGACGATGCTGCGCCTTGTCGCGGGCCTCGATCGCCCCGACGAAGGCCGGATCCTGATCAATGGCGCCGATGTCACCCGCGCGCCGCCGGCCGCCCGCGACATCACCTTCGTTTTCCAGCAGTACTCGCTCTATCCGCACCTCACGGTCTACGAGAACCTGGCCTTCCCGCTTCGCTCCCCCGTGCGAAAGATGCCCGAAGCGGAGATCCGCCGCGTTGTGCAGAACGTCGCCGAGCTCCTGCGGATCGCCGACAAGCTTCAGAACCGGGCCACCCAACTGTCGGGCGGCCAGATGCAGCGCGTGGCGATCGGCCGGGCGCTGGTGCGCCGACCGGCGATTGCGTTGATGGACGAGCCGCTATCCTCCCTCGATGCCAAGCTGCGCGCGGACCTGCGCATCGAGCTCAAGCGGATCCAGCAGGATCTCGGCGAGACCCTGCTCTACGTGACACACGACCAGACCGAGGCAATGACGCTCGCCACGCGCATCGGCGTGCTGCGGGACGGCCACCTCGTCCAGGTGGGCACGCCGCGGGAGATCTACGAGAACCCGGCCGACGTCTATGTCGCGGGACGGCTCGGCCATCCGCCCATCAACCTGCTGCCCAGGCGTCTTTTTCCCGACTTCCCCGCGCCGGGCGCGGCGGCGACGGTCGGCGTGCGTACCGAGCATCTCCAGATCGCCAAGGTGAACGGTCATAAGGGCGCCGGGCCTGCGGGCAGGGTGACCTGGATCGAGCATCTGGGAGATCAGAACAATATCCACGTAGCGATCGAGGACCAGGAGACCGTCAGCCTGGTCGATCCCGACACGCCGCTTGCCGTAGGCGATCTCGTGAGCGTCAGCCTGCACAGGCCCCTCTTCTTCGACCGCGCCGGCGCTCGCGTGCAGGCCTGA
- a CDS encoding ABC transporter ATP-binding protein, producing the protein MAEIRVENLVKQFDAFTAVRDTSFTVPDGDFFCLLGPSGCGKTTTLRMVAGLELPTSGRIHLDNQDVTFKRARERDIAMVFQLFALYPHMNVRRNIAFPLVSVGTPKKEIRRRVDEAARTLRIEHLLDLPVSGLSGGDRQRVALGRALVRQPKAFMMDEPLGALDAEFRHIMCGELRAMHDRLKATTVYVTHDQLEAMSMADVIAVMNGGCIEQLAPPQEIYDRPASIFVGEFIGSPAMNFLRFEGAVELGAAQVTVGGIRVAIPAPREGRPSGPLALGVRPEHVGLVSEGGIRGEVIGIEYLGTNQIATVVTTHGMVKARLPASDAVSLGEPVGLAFRSTKLSLFAGDTGKVIRSALHDTPHSRHESLRRGNARVAAHANGAAHV; encoded by the coding sequence ATGGCCGAGATCCGGGTTGAGAACCTCGTCAAGCAGTTCGACGCCTTCACCGCCGTGAGGGACACCAGCTTCACCGTGCCCGACGGCGACTTTTTCTGCCTGCTCGGCCCCTCGGGCTGCGGCAAGACCACGACTCTGCGGATGGTGGCGGGCCTGGAACTGCCCACTTCCGGCCGCATCCATCTCGACAACCAGGACGTCACCTTCAAGCGGGCAAGAGAGCGGGACATCGCCATGGTGTTCCAGCTCTTCGCCCTTTACCCGCACATGAACGTACGCCGTAACATCGCCTTCCCGCTCGTCTCGGTCGGCACGCCGAAGAAGGAGATCCGGCGCCGGGTGGACGAGGCGGCACGAACGCTGCGGATCGAACACCTGCTCGACCTGCCCGTGTCCGGGCTCTCCGGCGGCGATCGCCAGCGGGTGGCGCTGGGGCGCGCCCTGGTGCGCCAGCCCAAGGCGTTCATGATGGACGAACCACTCGGTGCGCTCGATGCCGAATTCCGTCACATCATGTGCGGCGAGCTGCGCGCCATGCATGACCGGCTCAAGGCGACGACTGTCTACGTGACCCACGACCAACTGGAGGCCATGTCCATGGCCGACGTGATTGCCGTCATGAACGGCGGGTGCATAGAGCAGCTGGCACCGCCGCAGGAGATCTACGATCGTCCGGCCTCGATTTTCGTGGGCGAATTCATCGGTTCCCCGGCCATGAACTTCCTGCGGTTCGAGGGCGCCGTGGAACTGGGTGCGGCCCAGGTAACAGTGGGCGGTATCCGGGTCGCCATCCCGGCGCCCCGCGAGGGGCGTCCATCGGGCCCCCTGGCTCTCGGGGTCCGGCCCGAACATGTCGGCCTTGTAAGCGAGGGCGGCATCCGCGGGGAGGTCATCGGCATCGAGTACCTTGGCACCAATCAGATCGCCACGGTTGTCACTACTCACGGCATGGTCAAGGCTCGGCTGCCCGCTTCCGACGCGGTGTCGCTGGGCGAGCCTGTCGGGCTTGCCTTCAGATCCACCAAGCTGTCCCTTTTCGCCGGCGATACCGGCAAGGTCATTCGCTCGGCCCTGCACGACACGCCGCATTCCCGCCACGAATCCCTGCGGCGCGGGAACGCGAGAGTTGCCGCCCACGCCAATGGAGCCGCACATGTCTGA